CAGGTAATACCTTTGTCATATCAACATTACTAGCAGCATACTCCTGTCTGATCTTCTCCTTATTCATCTCACAAAACAACAAGTAGGCGTTTGTAGGCCTCTTAGGCAAATTAGGATCCCTCTTTTCCTTCGACCTTCTCTTACGGCTCCGTGAACTAGGTAAAGACTCTAATAAATTCGTCTTGAATGAAGCTAACGTTGGCAAAGGTTCCTCATAGCGCAAGGAAGGATCCTTTTCTATGCGAGATTCCAATCTCTCCAAAAGAACTGCATACTCTAAACGTAACCTTTTAACAGATAATCTGGTTCTTTGAATAGCAAGCGACAGCGTATCATTCTGCTCTGTCAGTTCCTTAATAGCCAATGCTAAATTCTTCTCGTTCTGATCCACCATCCTTCTTTCTAGCCTTGTCTTCAAGATAACAAAAAACTCCACTTTCTTCCTATATACACTAGTATAGGTAAAAAAAATGCACCAATGGCCTCTATACTCTTTTAAACCTAATAGAAGCAGTCCTTTTTTACTTATTGGTTGAAAGTTCTACTGTTCTTTTCCCTTCCTTTGATCTATCAAGTAACTGCTTTATTAGTCGTCTCAACTTTCGCCTTGGTTAGTTAGCTGTGTGTCGCTAATGTTATATTTTCGCTTTGTGAAAAACCAATGAAAACTTCACATATTTCAATTAACTGGAGAGAGGATACAGACCTCAAATATCGTGAGAGTGGTTTTTGTATAATCGATTAGTTTAGTCCTAACAGTAAGGTTTAGAATAAACCAAGTGAAAAAGCGAATCAGGCGGTTCAATTAAATTAATATAAGGTTTTGAATCAactttcttcatctgtaGACGGTCAATTCAAGTCAATCGCAAAATGTCAGAGGAACAACAACCACTATTGGGTGGTAGTAAAGGTGATGATAGCGATAAACCAGATGATCTGCCACGATTAGAGGGATGTAATGTTGTTACCAGTGCATCTGTAACGCCAGCTATACCTGGAAATCCTTTAACTGTTGCTTCGACGGCTGTCCCTGGAGGTGTGGGAACTCCTTCAGCGCCTGAAACAGCGGAAGCAACACCAGGCATACATTTATTGGATAGCACAAGGAAGTCAAGGTACATACctaattcttccaatttgaataatacTGGAGGAAGAGATCATGTAAAGCCTACGAACAACACGGCCACTACCAAGCTGGGCCCCCAAAGGACATCTAGGACTGCGCAGAAGCTTAAATTATTACCTGAGGAGCCATTTCAACGAATACGTGAACAAGATTGCGATATTATAGACAGAGACGTTTATTCGCAAGTGAATCGTATTACAGATAAGCCTGCTAGGAGGGATGCCGAGAAGTTGGGTAAATCACAACGACATTTGTTGCCGCGGGCAACTGCTTACTGCACGGCCAGTTCTTATAACATGAAGGAGTTGGTAAGATGGTTAAAATACTGCAAGAAAACACACCATACACATCCAaaattatttgatgaatgTCTATATACtccatttatatatacagatTGGAGAGGTGATAAGAGATTTGAGCATGATGATCATATACGattggatgatgaaggtGGAGACATTAATGTAGGCGACAAACAACCTGATCTGTTTATCTTTGAGTATGGCGTTGTGGTTATGTGGGGGTTTACTGAAAGAGAGGAGAAGGCTTTTCTTAATGATGTGGAGAAGTTTGAGAAGGAAAAATTGgcagaagaagatgttCAAGTAGAAGAGTTCAATTATTATGTTACCCAGAGTTATCAACCAAGAATATACAACGATTTTATTACCTTACGAGATGGATCTAATTATATGATAAAGCTATCTATTTCACATGCTATATCTCAAAGTGTTAAAATTTCATTATTTGAGGAATTAGTCGATAATACGATTGAAGATACTCAGGACATTCCACAAGAAATCGCGTCGAGCGGTAAAGTGTCCATGAGTAAAGCGGACATAATGAAGAGTATTGGCGAATTGTTTATTTTAAGAATCAACATCAATTTACAT
This Eremothecium cymbalariae DBVPG#7215 chromosome 5, complete sequence DNA region includes the following protein-coding sequences:
- the NHP10 gene encoding Nhp10p (similar to Ashbya gossypii AEL005C); amino-acid sequence: MVDQNEKNLALAIKELTEQNDTLSLAIQRTRLSVKRLRLEYAVLLERLESRIEKDPSLRYEEPLPTLASFKTNLLESLPSSRSRKRRSKEKRDPNLPKRPTNAYLLFCEMNKEKIRQEYAASNVDMTKVLPEIWKNMDEEAKKPYYHLYNTDRLRYQREMTAYSQTKSAEEANTDVKNESGNEEDADEPEQEVDADEMDVNDSDVTHLDDGIGDAASSVMSSEM
- the RMD1 gene encoding Rmd1p (similar to Ashbya gossypii AEL004W) → MSEEQQPLLGGSKGDDSDKPDDLPRLEGCNVVTSASVTPAIPGNPLTVASTAVPGGVGTPSAPETAEATPGIHLLDSTRKSRYIPNSSNLNNTGGRDHVKPTNNTATTKLGPQRTSRTAQKLKLLPEEPFQRIREQDCDIIDRDVYSQVNRITDKPARRDAEKLGKSQRHLLPRATAYCTASSYNMKELVRWLKYCKKTHHTHPKLFDECLYTPFIYTDWRGDKRFEHDDHIRLDDEGGDINVGDKQPDLFIFEYGVVVMWGFTEREEKAFLNDVEKFEKEKLAEEDVQVEEFNYYVTQSYQPRIYNDFITLRDGSNYMIKLSISHAISQSVKISLFEELVDNTIEDTQDIPQEIASSGKVSMSKADIMKSIGELFILRININLHGSVLDSPEIMWSEPQLEPIYQATRGYLEINQRVALLNQRLEVVSDLLQMLKEQLGHSHEENLEFIVILLVGVEVLISLINIIVDIIADTTVR